The proteins below are encoded in one region of Oreochromis niloticus isolate F11D_XX linkage group LG6, O_niloticus_UMD_NMBU, whole genome shotgun sequence:
- the map1lc3c gene encoding microtubule-associated protein 1 light chain 3 gamma, translating to MAPREKSQPHSKPFKLRKSLATRKQEVAGIRAKFPNKVPVIIERYDKEKYLPPLDKTKFLVPHELTMTQFVTIIRNRMALLPSQAFYLLINNSGLASMSLTMAQVYKEHQDEDGFLYMTYASQEMFGR from the exons ATGGCTCCGCGCGAGAAAAGCCAGCCGCACAGCAAACCGTTCAAGCTGAGGAAGAGTTTAG CCAcgaggaaacaggaagtggcGGGCATCAGGGCCAAGTTCCCCAACAAGGTCCCG GTCATCATTGAGAGATACGACAAGGAAAAGTATCTTCCTCCGCTGGACAAAACTAAGTTCCTGGTTCCGCACGAGCTCACCATGACGCAGTTCGTCACCATCATCAG gAACCGCATGGCGCTGCTGCCCAGCCAGGCCTTCTACCTGCTCATCAACAACAGCGGGCTGGCCAGCATGTCGCTGACCATGGCTCAGGTGTACAAAGAGCACCAGGATGAGGACGGCTTCCTCTACATGACCTACGCCTCGCAGGAGATGTTTGGACGATGA